The Actinopolyspora erythraea genome has a segment encoding these proteins:
- a CDS encoding DUF397 domain-containing protein: MQEVQWRKSSRSTGGGNCVEVGFAASAVLVRDTKDRDGGTLAVSPTVWQSFLTTLKHPAATPE, translated from the coding sequence ATGCAGGAAGTCCAATGGCGTAAGTCATCACGCAGCACCGGGGGAGGGAACTGCGTGGAGGTCGGTTTCGCGGCCTCGGCCGTACTGGTCCGCGACACCAAGGACCGCGACGGCGGCACCCTCGCGGTCTCTCCCACCGTGTGGCAGAGCTTCCTCACCACCCTGAAGCACCCCGCTGCGACACCCGAGTGA